Proteins from a single region of Catenulispora acidiphila DSM 44928:
- a CDS encoding STAS domain-containing protein, translating to MEFSYAAKQAAGRVVVTLAGDVDLAAFRRFEAGLAQSWDGSTNLTIDCSAVTFLDSMGLRVLVRARQRAADHDRDVTLAAPSRPVLRVLQLAEVTSLFPIDDRTADVVAGEAPSGSPT from the coding sequence ATGGAGTTCTCTTACGCTGCGAAGCAGGCCGCGGGCCGCGTGGTCGTGACCCTCGCCGGCGATGTGGACCTCGCCGCCTTCCGGCGCTTCGAGGCGGGTCTGGCCCAGTCCTGGGACGGCTCGACGAACCTGACCATCGACTGCTCCGCGGTCACTTTCCTGGACTCGATGGGCCTGCGCGTCCTCGTGCGCGCCCGCCAGCGCGCGGCCGACCACGACCGCGACGTCACCCTGGCCGCGCCCTCGCGACCGGTGCTCAGGGTGCTGCAACTCGCCGAGGTCACCAGCCTGTTCCCGATCGACGACCGCACCGCCGATGTCGTCGCCGGGGAAGCACCGTCCGGCAGCCCGACCTGA
- a CDS encoding STAS domain-containing protein: MGFTCTAQQSEQQITVTVTGDVDLAAYPALEAEAGVWGGAGTDVVLDCSEVTFMDSMGLRVLVQIWQAVTEAGHSMTLADPSTPVMRVLELAGVGQLFGYADPISGRTSLP; this comes from the coding sequence ATGGGATTCACCTGCACTGCACAGCAGTCCGAACAGCAGATCACCGTCACCGTCACAGGTGACGTCGACCTGGCGGCGTACCCGGCTCTGGAGGCCGAGGCCGGCGTCTGGGGCGGCGCGGGCACCGACGTGGTCCTGGACTGTTCGGAGGTCACCTTCATGGACTCGATGGGCCTGCGCGTCCTGGTCCAGATCTGGCAGGCGGTCACCGAGGCCGGCCACAGCATGACGCTGGCCGACCCCTCGACACCGGTCATGCGGGTGTTGGAGCTGGCCGGTGTCGGGCAGCTGTTCGGCTACGCCGATCCCATCTCCGGCAGGACCTCGCTGCCGTAG
- a CDS encoding TIGR03557 family F420-dependent LLM class oxidoreductase: MTTFGCLLSCEEFTPEQLIEQAQLAERAGFTRLAVSDHYHPWIDAQGNSPFVWSVIGALSQVTRLPVMTMVTCPGIRIHPAVTAQAAATAGVMCGGGFTLGVGTGEALNEHVTGGRWPRFDVRAEMLEEAVEVIRALFTGENVNHRGRHYTVENARLYTVPESAPPICMSGLGPKAARLAGRIADGLITMKPQPDLVKEFRQACPDDKAKRVIGGMKACWDRDRDRAVEIALERWPSDQLPGEINRILPTPRHFEQASQLVTAEMVASGIACGSDAEDHVARLRKYVDAGFDEIYLNPVGPGYRGFFDFYGSEVLPEMGSA, encoded by the coding sequence ATGACTACTTTCGGCTGTCTGCTGTCCTGTGAGGAGTTCACCCCGGAGCAGCTGATCGAGCAAGCGCAGCTGGCCGAGCGGGCCGGATTCACCCGTCTGGCGGTATCCGATCACTATCATCCGTGGATCGACGCCCAGGGCAACAGTCCGTTCGTGTGGTCGGTGATCGGCGCGCTGTCCCAGGTCACCCGGCTGCCGGTGATGACGATGGTGACGTGCCCGGGCATCCGGATCCATCCGGCGGTCACCGCGCAGGCCGCGGCGACCGCCGGCGTGATGTGCGGCGGCGGCTTCACGCTCGGCGTCGGCACCGGGGAGGCGCTCAACGAGCATGTGACCGGCGGGCGCTGGCCACGCTTCGACGTCCGCGCCGAGATGCTCGAAGAGGCGGTCGAGGTGATCCGGGCCCTGTTCACCGGCGAGAACGTCAACCACCGCGGTCGCCATTACACGGTCGAGAACGCCCGGCTCTACACCGTCCCGGAGTCCGCGCCGCCGATCTGCATGTCCGGGCTCGGACCGAAGGCGGCGCGGCTGGCCGGCCGGATCGCCGACGGCCTGATCACCATGAAGCCGCAGCCCGATCTGGTGAAGGAGTTCCGGCAGGCCTGCCCGGACGACAAGGCCAAGCGCGTGATCGGCGGCATGAAGGCCTGCTGGGACCGCGACCGGGACCGCGCGGTGGAGATCGCGCTCGAGCGCTGGCCGTCCGACCAACTGCCGGGCGAGATCAACCGCATCCTGCCCACCCCGCGGCACTTCGAGCAGGCCTCGCAGCTGGTGACAGCTGAGATGGTGGCCTCCGGCATCGCCTGCGGCTCCGACGCCGAGGACCATGTCGCAAGGCTGCGAAAGTACGTCGACGCCGGCTTCGACGAGATTTACCTGAACCCCGTCGGTCCGGGATACCGCGGATTCTTCGACTTCTACGGCAGCGAGGTCCTGCCGGAGATGGGATCGGCGTAG
- a CDS encoding HAD family hydrolase produces MTSSKTDTAALLDLDGTLVDTNYQHAIAWFRAFRDHGIVLPIWRLHRHIGMGGEQLVAAVAGEQTERELGEQVRRDHSRHFHELIGEVELMPDARRLIQELHGRGTPVVLASSAGEKDLKYFRSMLDVDDLLAGATSSSDVEAAKPEPDIICAALEKVPDAGRAVMIGDSTWDCEAARRAGVASVALLTGGFSEQELRDAGAEAVFASIGDLLDGLDQTPLAEAAPARE; encoded by the coding sequence ATGACGTCTTCGAAGACTGACACCGCCGCGCTCCTCGACCTCGACGGCACGCTCGTCGACACCAACTACCAGCACGCTATCGCCTGGTTCCGGGCGTTCCGCGACCACGGCATCGTGCTGCCGATCTGGCGTCTGCACCGGCACATCGGCATGGGCGGGGAGCAGCTCGTCGCGGCCGTGGCGGGGGAGCAGACCGAGCGCGAGCTCGGCGAGCAGGTACGCCGCGACCACAGCCGCCACTTCCACGAGCTCATCGGCGAGGTCGAGCTGATGCCGGACGCGCGCCGCCTGATCCAGGAGCTGCACGGCCGGGGCACACCAGTGGTCCTGGCCAGCTCCGCCGGCGAGAAGGACTTGAAGTACTTCCGCTCGATGCTGGACGTGGACGACCTGCTGGCCGGGGCGACCTCGAGCAGCGACGTCGAGGCCGCCAAACCCGAACCGGACATCATCTGCGCGGCGCTCGAGAAGGTCCCGGACGCCGGACGGGCGGTGATGATCGGCGACTCGACCTGGGACTGCGAGGCCGCGCGCCGCGCCGGCGTCGCGTCGGTGGCACTGCTGACCGGCGGATTCTCCGAGCAGGAGCTGCGAGACGCCGGCGCCGAGGCGGTGTTCGCCTCCATCGGCGACCTGCTCGACGGCCTCGACCAGACGCCGCTGGCTGAGGCCGCGCCAGCACGCGAATGA
- a CDS encoding LLM class F420-dependent oxidoreductase: MIKIGYTMMTEQAGPRQLVRDVVAAEEAGFDFSVASDHYFPWLDEQGHAPYVWSVLGAAAQATSRIPLMTYVTCPTFRYHPVVVAQKAATMQLLSEGRFRLGLGSGENLNEHVVGRGWPAASVRQEMLVEAVEIIRALFDGGYVTHHGEHFQVEAAKLWDRPDDPPPIGLAVSGRRSCEFAGRLADVMIAVQPEPDLVSMFEDAGGRGKPKVGQIPVCYDPDRDRAVARAHEQFRWFGGGWKVNADLPGTAGFDAASKFVRPEDVAESIPCGDAVEDFVEAVRPYAEAGFTEVALIQVGGDTQQPFLDWAGKTLIPALREL, from the coding sequence ATGATCAAGATCGGCTACACGATGATGACCGAGCAGGCCGGCCCGCGGCAGCTGGTGCGGGACGTGGTCGCGGCCGAAGAGGCCGGGTTCGACTTCTCCGTCGCCTCCGACCACTACTTCCCGTGGCTGGACGAGCAGGGGCACGCCCCGTACGTGTGGAGCGTGTTGGGCGCGGCGGCGCAGGCCACCTCGCGCATCCCGCTGATGACGTACGTGACGTGCCCGACCTTCCGGTACCACCCGGTGGTGGTGGCGCAGAAGGCGGCGACGATGCAGCTGTTGTCCGAGGGGCGGTTCCGCCTCGGGCTGGGCTCGGGGGAGAACCTGAACGAGCACGTGGTCGGGCGCGGCTGGCCGGCGGCTTCGGTGCGGCAGGAGATGCTCGTCGAGGCGGTGGAGATCATCCGGGCGCTGTTCGACGGCGGCTATGTGACCCATCACGGCGAGCACTTCCAGGTCGAGGCCGCCAAGCTGTGGGACCGGCCGGACGACCCGCCGCCGATCGGTCTGGCGGTGTCCGGGCGCCGGTCGTGTGAGTTCGCCGGGCGCCTGGCCGACGTCATGATCGCGGTCCAGCCGGAGCCGGACCTGGTGTCGATGTTCGAGGACGCCGGAGGCCGGGGGAAGCCGAAGGTCGGGCAGATCCCGGTGTGCTACGACCCGGATCGCGACCGCGCCGTCGCCCGCGCGCACGAGCAGTTCCGCTGGTTCGGCGGCGGCTGGAAGGTGAACGCCGACCTGCCGGGGACGGCGGGGTTCGACGCGGCGTCGAAGTTCGTCCGGCCCGAGGACGTCGCCGAATCCATCCCGTGCGGGGACGCCGTCGAGGACTTCGTCGAGGCGGTGCGGCCCTATGCCGAGGCCGGCTTCACCGAGGTGGCGCTGATCCAGGTCGGCGGCGATACCCAGCAACCGTTCCTGGACTGGGCCGGCAAGACCCTGATCCCGGCACTGCGGGAGCTGTGA
- a CDS encoding glycoside hydrolase family 15 protein, with translation MVRSKALEAEPRFRPRVLRDYALLADGERGALIGPEGDIAWMCAPRWHSDAVFSTLIGGAGTYAVTPSDPRYVWGGAYEPGTLIWRSRWVSGDALIKCREALAFPGDPARAVLLRRVCARKGACRVSVLLEPRAAFGHYAGTNHLSRHDGVWTAHSGPLHWRWTGGWDAHTEGHTRLSGAILSLDLDIAEGGFHDLVLELSDAPLPRESPDPEALWQTTELAWKRSGSDTSDTIAPREADHAQAVLRGLTSGTGAMVAAATMALPEQEESPRSYDYRYAWIRDQCYAGIAAAAVGATDLLDRAVAFITDRLLQDGPRLRAAYTVTGAPVPDEYVLDLPGYPGGTDRVGNWVNQQFQLDVFGEVMQLLATAAGLDRLDRDAANALRVAVDIVGKHWDEPEAGIWELHDRRWTHSRLSCLAGLRRAAALPGAGRDLPHAAALADAILARTSQTCTHPDGYWQRAPDDPRPDASLLLPPVRGALPADDPRTVATLAAVRAQLTDEGYVYRYHHGGHPLGDTEGAFLLCGFTMALAEHQQGNEVRAMHYFERTRSACGPAGLFSEEYDPAQRQLRGNLPQAFVHAVFLECAASLGHQPSIR, from the coding sequence ATGGTCCGGTCCAAGGCGCTCGAGGCGGAACCCCGGTTCCGTCCTCGAGTGCTGCGCGACTACGCGCTGCTGGCCGACGGCGAGCGCGGGGCGCTGATCGGTCCGGAAGGGGACATCGCCTGGATGTGCGCGCCCCGATGGCACAGCGACGCGGTCTTCTCCACCTTGATCGGCGGCGCGGGCACGTACGCCGTCACGCCGAGCGATCCGCGCTATGTCTGGGGCGGTGCGTACGAGCCGGGCACGCTGATCTGGCGCAGCCGCTGGGTGAGCGGCGACGCGCTGATCAAGTGCCGCGAGGCGCTGGCCTTCCCCGGCGACCCCGCCCGCGCGGTGCTGCTGCGGCGGGTGTGTGCCCGGAAGGGGGCGTGCCGGGTCTCCGTGCTCTTGGAGCCGCGCGCCGCCTTCGGGCACTACGCCGGCACCAACCACCTGAGCCGGCACGACGGGGTGTGGACGGCGCACAGCGGACCGCTGCACTGGCGCTGGACCGGAGGTTGGGACGCCCATACCGAAGGGCACACCCGCCTGTCCGGCGCGATCCTCTCGCTGGACCTGGACATCGCCGAAGGCGGCTTCCACGACCTGGTCCTGGAGCTCTCCGACGCCCCGCTCCCCCGCGAGTCACCCGATCCCGAAGCGCTGTGGCAGACCACTGAGTTGGCGTGGAAACGCAGCGGATCAGACACCTCCGACACCATCGCCCCGCGCGAGGCCGACCATGCCCAGGCGGTGCTGCGCGGCCTGACCAGCGGCACCGGAGCCATGGTCGCGGCGGCGACCATGGCCCTGCCCGAGCAAGAGGAATCCCCGCGCAGCTACGACTACCGCTACGCCTGGATCCGCGACCAGTGCTACGCCGGCATCGCCGCCGCGGCCGTCGGCGCCACCGATCTGCTGGACCGCGCGGTGGCGTTCATCACCGACCGGCTGCTCCAGGACGGTCCCCGGCTGCGCGCCGCCTACACCGTCACCGGCGCCCCGGTCCCCGACGAGTACGTGTTGGATCTGCCCGGCTACCCCGGCGGCACCGACCGGGTCGGCAACTGGGTCAACCAGCAGTTCCAGCTCGACGTGTTCGGCGAGGTGATGCAGCTGCTGGCCACCGCCGCCGGCCTGGACCGGCTGGACCGCGACGCCGCCAACGCCCTGCGCGTGGCCGTCGACATCGTCGGGAAGCACTGGGACGAGCCGGAGGCAGGCATCTGGGAACTGCACGACCGGCGCTGGACCCACTCCCGCCTGTCGTGCCTGGCCGGATTGCGGCGGGCGGCCGCGCTGCCCGGCGCCGGACGAGACCTGCCGCACGCCGCCGCCCTGGCCGATGCCATCCTCGCCCGGACCTCGCAGACCTGCACTCATCCCGACGGCTACTGGCAACGCGCCCCGGACGATCCGCGTCCCGACGCCTCGCTGCTGCTGCCACCGGTCCGGGGAGCGTTACCCGCCGACGACCCGCGTACCGTCGCCACGCTGGCAGCCGTTCGCGCGCAGCTGACGGACGAGGGATACGTCTACCGCTACCACCACGGCGGGCATCCCTTGGGCGATACCGAAGGCGCGTTCCTGCTGTGCGGCTTCACCATGGCGCTGGCAGAACATCAGCAGGGCAATGAAGTACGCGCGATGCATTACTTCGAAAGAACCCGAAGCGCATGCGGGCCCGCGGGCCTGTTCTCCGAGGAATACGACCCCGCACAACGACAATTGCGCGGCAACCTGCCCCAGGCTTTCGTCCACGCCGTGTTTTTGGAATGCGCGGCGAGCCTCGGACACCAGCCGTCTATCCGATGA
- a CDS encoding thiamine pyrophosphate-requiring protein, protein MATKVSDYVLQRLRDWGVEHVFAYAGDGINGLLAAWGRAENKPMFVQSRHEEMSAFEAVGYAKFSGKVGVCAATSGPGAIHLLNGLYDAKLDHVPVVAIVGQTNRSAMGGSYQQEVDLLSLYKDVASAYCEMVTVPEQLPNVLDRAMRVAATKRTVTAVIIPADVQELEYSAPGHAFKMVPSSLGLPHSTAVPQAEELRKAADLLNAGRKVAILAGQGARAASREVQQVADLLGAGVAKALLGKDVLSDELPYVTGSIGLLGTRPSYELMRDCDTLLVIGSSFPYTQFLPEFGQARAVQIDIDPGMVGLRYPFEVNLVGDARETLQALLPLLNAKDDRSWRETVEENAARWWEVMQRRAATEADPINPEYVVHALDALLPDDVIVAADSGSSANWYARHLRFRGSMRGSLSGTLATMGPGVPYVIGAKFAHPDRPAIALVGDGAMQMNGMAELITAAKYWERWQDPRLVVAVLNNHDLNQVTWEMRAMAGAPQFEPSQSLPDVRFADFARSIGLEGVRVEKPEQVEPAWRQALAADRPFVIDFRTDPAVPPIPPHATLDQIEAAASAIVHGDSDRVSMIKQGIKSKIQEFLPGGPDGDDASDH, encoded by the coding sequence ATGGCGACGAAGGTTTCCGACTACGTCCTGCAGCGCCTGCGCGACTGGGGTGTGGAGCACGTCTTCGCGTATGCCGGCGATGGCATCAACGGGTTGCTCGCCGCCTGGGGGCGGGCGGAGAACAAGCCCATGTTCGTCCAGTCCCGGCACGAGGAGATGTCCGCCTTCGAGGCGGTCGGTTACGCGAAGTTCTCCGGCAAGGTCGGGGTGTGCGCGGCCACCTCAGGTCCCGGCGCCATCCACCTGCTCAACGGCCTGTACGACGCCAAGCTGGACCACGTGCCGGTGGTGGCGATCGTCGGGCAGACGAACCGCTCGGCGATGGGCGGCTCCTATCAGCAGGAGGTCGACCTGCTGAGCCTGTACAAGGACGTGGCGAGCGCCTACTGCGAGATGGTGACCGTTCCGGAGCAGCTGCCGAACGTCCTGGACCGGGCGATGCGGGTCGCCGCCACCAAGCGCACCGTCACCGCGGTGATCATCCCCGCGGACGTCCAGGAGTTGGAGTACTCCGCGCCCGGGCACGCGTTCAAGATGGTCCCGTCCAGTCTCGGACTGCCCCACTCGACCGCGGTACCCCAGGCGGAGGAGCTCCGGAAGGCCGCGGATCTGCTGAACGCCGGACGGAAGGTGGCGATCCTGGCAGGCCAGGGCGCCCGCGCCGCGAGCCGAGAGGTGCAACAGGTCGCCGACCTGCTGGGAGCCGGCGTGGCCAAGGCACTGTTGGGCAAGGACGTCCTGTCCGACGAGCTGCCCTACGTCACGGGCTCGATCGGGCTGTTGGGAACCCGGCCCTCCTACGAGCTGATGCGTGACTGCGACACCCTGCTCGTGATCGGCTCCAGCTTCCCCTACACGCAGTTCCTGCCGGAGTTCGGTCAGGCGCGCGCGGTGCAGATCGACATCGATCCGGGCATGGTCGGGCTGCGCTACCCGTTCGAGGTCAACCTCGTCGGCGACGCCCGCGAGACCCTGCAAGCGCTGCTTCCCCTGCTGAACGCCAAGGACGACCGCTCCTGGCGCGAGACCGTGGAGGAGAACGCCGCGCGCTGGTGGGAAGTCATGCAGCGGCGGGCGGCGACCGAGGCCGACCCGATCAACCCCGAGTACGTCGTGCACGCTCTGGACGCCCTGTTGCCCGACGACGTCATCGTCGCCGCCGACTCGGGTTCCTCAGCAAACTGGTACGCGCGCCATCTGCGCTTCCGCGGCTCGATGCGCGGTTCGCTGTCCGGGACGCTCGCGACGATGGGTCCCGGAGTCCCGTACGTGATCGGCGCCAAGTTCGCCCACCCGGACCGGCCGGCGATCGCGCTGGTCGGTGACGGCGCCATGCAGATGAACGGCATGGCCGAGCTCATCACCGCCGCCAAGTACTGGGAGCGCTGGCAAGACCCGCGGCTGGTCGTGGCCGTCTTGAACAACCACGACCTGAACCAGGTCACCTGGGAGATGCGGGCCATGGCCGGCGCCCCGCAGTTCGAGCCCTCCCAGTCGCTGCCGGACGTGCGCTTTGCGGACTTCGCGCGCTCCATCGGGCTGGAAGGCGTGCGGGTGGAGAAGCCCGAACAGGTGGAACCCGCCTGGCGGCAGGCACTGGCCGCGGACCGGCCGTTCGTCATCGACTTCCGCACCGACCCGGCGGTCCCGCCGATCCCGCCGCACGCCACCCTCGACCAGATCGAGGCCGCGGCGTCGGCGATCGTGCACGGCGACAGCGACCGCGTCTCGATGATCAAGCAGGGCATCAAGTCCAAGATCCAGGAGTTCCTGCCGGGCGGGCCCGACGGCGACGACGCGTCAGATCACTGA
- a CDS encoding helix-turn-helix transcriptional regulator — protein MTGRGREGSWTLLTSHGHVLVEIARNPQALVRELAEASGITERAAAAIVSDLVDAGYVSRERVGRRNHYAVHLDRGFRHASQEGLRVGPFLDLLTEGELLAAVAPLHLAEATLNSAE, from the coding sequence ATGACGGGACGTGGCAGAGAAGGGTCGTGGACCTTGCTCACGTCCCACGGCCATGTGCTGGTGGAGATCGCCCGCAACCCCCAAGCCCTGGTCAGGGAGTTGGCCGAGGCCTCCGGCATCACCGAGCGCGCGGCGGCGGCGATCGTGTCGGACCTGGTCGACGCCGGATACGTGTCCCGCGAGCGCGTCGGACGGCGCAACCACTACGCGGTGCACCTGGACCGCGGGTTCCGCCACGCCTCGCAGGAAGGTTTGCGCGTCGGACCGTTCCTGGACCTGCTCACCGAGGGTGAACTCCTAGCCGCCGTGGCGCCGCTTCACTTGGCCGAGGCGACGCTGAACTCGGCGGAGTGA
- a CDS encoding alpha-hydroxy acid oxidase, with translation MARPPAPHGAYRLARCATIEDVARVARRRLPLGARAYLENGGEGQHTLHRNRAAFGSYTFRPRQPRDVSGVDTGTTVLGQRIPLPFALSPVGAPRMFHHDGELAVARAARDAGIPYGISTLANTSVEDVAEQTDSPLWFQLYIWGDRSKSKEAVARAKAAGYQALLVNIDTSVRSERIPEKHSGLVLPSPQLPLKTLFEGALHPAWAWNFLTSPTVSFPNIGPPDQRSLEVMSDMFDGTVCWDDLDWIRRIWDGPIVLKGVTTVEQAREAVDHGLDAVIVSNHGGRQLDRLPATIDVLPEIADAVGDRVEVLVDSGFRSGGDIATALALGAKAVLVGRAHLYGLAAAGEAGVRHCVDILARELRMTMQLNGARNIAELDRGLIHRRGSADPAASAASALDSTASAGSTASGASADSPDPAASERSSAHA, from the coding sequence GTGGCCAGGCCGCCGGCACCCCACGGCGCGTACCGCCTGGCCCGGTGCGCCACGATCGAGGACGTCGCCCGCGTCGCGCGCCGCCGCCTGCCGCTGGGTGCGCGGGCCTACCTGGAGAACGGCGGCGAGGGTCAGCACACGCTGCACCGCAACCGAGCCGCGTTCGGCTCCTACACGTTCCGCCCCCGGCAGCCCCGCGACGTCAGCGGCGTGGACACCGGCACCACGGTGCTGGGACAGCGGATTCCGCTGCCGTTCGCGCTGTCCCCCGTCGGCGCGCCGCGCATGTTCCATCACGACGGCGAGCTGGCGGTCGCCAGAGCCGCTCGGGACGCGGGCATCCCCTACGGCATCTCAACACTCGCCAACACCTCGGTCGAGGACGTCGCCGAACAGACTGACAGCCCCCTGTGGTTCCAGCTGTACATCTGGGGCGACCGCAGCAAGAGCAAGGAGGCTGTCGCGCGCGCCAAGGCTGCCGGGTATCAGGCTCTGCTGGTCAACATCGACACCTCGGTGCGCTCCGAACGGATCCCGGAGAAGCACTCCGGACTCGTTCTGCCCAGCCCGCAGCTCCCCTTGAAGACCCTCTTCGAGGGCGCGCTGCATCCGGCGTGGGCCTGGAACTTCCTCACCTCGCCGACGGTCAGCTTCCCGAACATCGGCCCGCCGGACCAGCGGTCGCTGGAGGTGATGTCGGACATGTTCGACGGGACGGTCTGCTGGGACGACCTGGACTGGATCCGCCGGATATGGGACGGGCCGATCGTCCTGAAGGGCGTGACCACCGTCGAGCAGGCACGGGAGGCGGTCGACCACGGACTGGACGCGGTGATCGTCAGCAACCACGGCGGCCGGCAGCTGGACCGTCTGCCCGCGACCATCGACGTGCTGCCGGAGATCGCGGACGCGGTCGGCGACCGGGTGGAGGTGCTGGTCGACTCCGGATTCCGCAGCGGCGGCGACATCGCGACGGCGCTGGCCTTGGGCGCCAAAGCCGTCCTGGTCGGCCGGGCCCACCTGTACGGCCTGGCCGCGGCCGGCGAGGCCGGGGTGCGGCACTGCGTCGACATCCTCGCCCGCGAACTCCGGATGACGATGCAGTTGAACGGCGCGAGGAATATCGCCGAACTCGACCGCGGACTGATCCACCGGCGCGGCTCGGCGGATCCGGCTGCCTCGGCTGCCTCGGCGCTGGATTCGACAGCTTCAGCGGGCTCGACAGCTTCGGGAGCCTCGGCGGATTCGCCGGATCCGGCAGCCTCCGAACGCTCTTCCGCGCATGCCTGA